One genomic window of Panicum hallii strain FIL2 chromosome 6, PHallii_v3.1, whole genome shotgun sequence includes the following:
- the LOC112896502 gene encoding disease resistance protein RGA2-like isoform X2, whose translation MLQKALQLSFQDENKLEGWPPVKELERWVKKLRSAFYDAEDIMDAIDYHRLKSEATRKRKMEDYRFPLGSKEELSKNLKKMEELIEEGEKLVKFPDLTTSGGNIKSSPEQTTGSGSRSPSKTTSEPPKVFGRDGDTENIISMLHDTTADPHSVIGIHGMSGSGKTTLAQYVCECEKKTGVPYFELIMWIHVTKNFSVDTIYKEMLEIVPGEKMEGDTNNLDKLQSELKKRLQGKRVLLVLDDVWYSENDRAQDDLVKLLSPLKESDKASRVLFTSRTADTAKLLGAPNPMEISDMYEEESFKMFMYYAFDNSGVSDQDRGEFDILGRKISNLLRKSPMAMKTVGRQLKRRTSEKKHSEYWKNILIQKHDLLKHTMGALWWSYNELEEHVRQCFAYCSMFPTRYELKQEELVKMWMAQGLVDTSKNEDIELAARECFDVLLSTSFIQLHKTPAGKEYYTIHDLMHDLAERVAGSDFFRIEKGTMDRKIPKDVRHLFIDSDNFGELIMKNIVDLKTLRTLVMSISAKEIKARDFESILKNLKKLRFVHVCLEKLQQNVIPDCIGELQHLRYLGLYGVFPHPEKSTTIMLPSTFVQLYHLQELLVPFATCLHCPHSKMAHLVNLRSIAGLELSIPHIGQMKWLRTLGGFTVKKEEGYEITQLENLDNIRGRLRIYGLENIKSKDDALRAKLSRKLHITDLSFIWEKTPKAAAPPNPEEILEALHPPALLSKLSFWYYDGSTFPSWLSGEDGKLKRLEDLSFQGCRGSSSELKFSKPLPMLHRLEINNCSWNALPDDIKQQLASLEELKIHNCKNIRSLPELPSSLKILQTRGCKNIKALPELPQSLEELIIYDCEDIKSPPRLPSSLKKLCIQGCLDISTLLELSPSSLEELIIYNENIQPSPRLPSSLKKLQIMGCSNIRIQLDLPLSLVEFKIKECQNINSSPRLLPSLKKLKIKSCPKIMTLLKLPSSLEELQIKDCSKIQLPPGLPPSLKKLWVKDCPNIQSLPKLPHLEESLLE comes from the coding sequence AAAATGGAGGATTACAGGTTTCCTCTTGGGTCGAAGGAAGAGCTGAGCAAAAACTTAAAAAAGATGGAAGAGCTTATCGAAGAAGGAGAGAAGCTTGTAAAGTTCCCCGATTTGACCACCAGTGGTGGCAATATCAAGAGTTCACCAGAACAGACTACGGGATCGGGATCCAGATCCCCCTCCAAGACTACTTCAGAACCCCCAAAAGTTTTTGGACGTGATGGGGATACTGAAAATATAATTAGCATGCTGCATGATACAACAGCTGATCCGCATTCTGTAATTGGAATCCATGGCATGTCAGGGTCAGGGAAAACCACCCTTGCGCAGTATGTTTGTGAGTGTGAGAAGAAAACTGGGGTCCCTTATTTCGAGCTGATCATGTGGATTCATGTTACTAAAAACTTCAGTGTGGATACTATTTACAAGGAGATGTTAGAGATAGTACCTGGTGAAAAAATGgaaggggacaccaataatctAGATAAGCTGCAAAGTGAACTCAAGAAAAGACTGCAAGGCAAAAGGGTGTTATTGGTACTGGATGATGTATGGTACTCAGAAAATGACCGTGCACAGGACGATCTGGTGAAACTACTTTCTCCATTGAAGGAGTCTGACAAGGCAAGCAGAGTCCTATTTACCTCTCGGACTGCAGACACAGCAAAGCTTCTTGGTGCTCCGAACCCTATGGAAATTTCTGATATGTATGAAGAAGAGTCCTTCAAAATGTTCATGTATTATGCATTTGATAATTCAGGGGTTAGTGACCAAGATAGAGGCGAATTTGACATACTTGGTAGAAAGATTTCAAATCTACTACGAAAATCACCTATGGCCATGAAAACAGTGGGAAGACAACTGAAGCGAAGAACCTCTGAGAAAAAGCATAGTGAGTACTGGAAAAACATCCTCATCCAGAAGCATGATCTGCTGAAGCATACTATGGGAGCTCTATGGTGGAGCTACAATGAGCTTGAGGAGCATGTCCGGCAATGTTTTGCATACTGTAGTATGTTTCCTACAAGATATGAGTTGAAGCAAGAAGAGCTAGTTAAAATGTGGATGGCACAAGGGTTGGTGGATACCAGTAAAAACGAAGACATTGAACTTGCTGCTCGTGAGTGCTTTGACGTATTGCTGTCAACCTCATTCATCCAACTTCATAAGACTCCTGCTGGCAAAGAGTACTATACAATTCATGATCTCATGCACGACTTAGCAGAAAGAGTTGCTGGAAGTGACTTCTTCAGAATTGAGAAAGGTACGATGGACCGCAAGATTCCTAAAGATGTTCGGCATCTTTTTATTGATTCCGATAATTTTGGAGAACTCATCATGAAGAATATTGTGGACCTGAAGACCTTGCGGACTCTAGTAATGTCAATTTCTGCCAAAGAAATAAAAGCAAGAGATTTTGAAAGCATTCTCAAAAATCTGAAGAAGCTGCGGTTCGTGCATGTGTGTCTGGAGAAGTTGCAACAGAATGTGATTCCAGATTGTATTGGTGAATTACAACATCTTCGCTACCTTGGTCTTTATGGGGTCTTCCCACATCCAGAAAAATCTACTACTATAATGCTGCCATCCACATTTGTCCAGCTATACCATCTGCAGGAGTTACTTGTTCCTTTTGCCACCTGTTTGCACTGTCCTCACAGTAAAATGGCCCACCTTGTGAATCTGCGGAGCATTGCCGGTCTCGAGCTTAGCATTCCTCACATAGGGCAGATGAAATGGCTCCGAACTCTGGGTGGTTTTACAGTGAAGAAGGAAGAGGGTTACGAGATAACGCAACTGGAGAACCTGGACAACATTCGTGGCAGATTGCGCATTTACGGACTTGAAAACATTAAAAGCAAGGACGATGCTCTTCGTGCCAAACTAAGCAGAAAGCTACACATCACAGACCTCTCATTTATCTGGGAAAAAACCCCTAAGGCTGCTGCTCCTCCAAACCCAGAAGAGATCCTTGAGGCCCTCCACCCTCCAGCCCTATTATCTAAACTCTCCTTTTGGTACTACGACGGATCAACTTTCCCAAGTTGGTTGTCAGGAGAAGATGGTAAGCTAAAGCGACTGGAAGATCTCAGTTTCCAAGGTTGCCGTGGGTCAAGTTCTGAGCTCAAGTTTAGCAAACCCCTCCCTATGCTGCACAGACTTGAGATCAATAATTGCAGTTGGAACGCTTTGCCGGATGACATCAAGCAGCAGCTGGCATCGCTCGAGGAATTGAAAATCCATAATTGCAAGAATATCCGGTCACTACCAGAATTGCCATCATCCCTCAAGATACTTCAAACAAGGGGATGCAAAAATATCAAGGCACTGCCGGAATTGCCTCAATCCCTCGAGGAATTGATTATCTATGATTGCGAAGATATCAAGTCACCACCAAGATTGCCATCATCCCTCAAGAAACTGTGCATACAGGGTTGCCTAGATATCTCAACACTATTGGAATTGTCTCCATCATCCCTCGAGGAACTGATTATCTATAACGAAAATATCCAGCCATCACCAAGATTACCATCATCCCTCAAGAAACTTCAAATAATGGGTTGCTCAAATATCAGGATACAACTGGATTTGCCTCTATCCCTCGTGGAATTTAAAATAAAGGAATGCCAAAATATCAACTCATCACCAAGATTACTACCATCCCTCAAGAAACTTAAAATAAAGAGTTGCCCAAAGATCATGACACTACTGAAATTGCCTTCATCCCTAGAGGAACTTCAAATAAAGGATTGCTCAAAGATCCAGTTACCACCAGGATTACCACCATCCCTCAAGAAACTTTGGGTAAAGGATTGCCCAAATATCCAGTCACTACCAAAATTGCCTCACCTCGAGGAATCCCTGCTGGAGTAA